One Desmodus rotundus isolate HL8 chromosome 4, HLdesRot8A.1, whole genome shotgun sequence DNA segment encodes these proteins:
- the C1QTNF7 gene encoding complement C1q tumor necrosis factor-related protein 7 isoform X2 translates to MFVLLYVTSFAICASGQPRGNQFKGENYSPKYICSIPGLPGPPGPPGANGSPGPHGRIGLPGRDGRDGRKGEKGEKGAAGLRGKTGPLGLAGEKGDQGETGKKGPMGPEGEKGEVGPAGPPGPKGDKGEKGDPGLPGVCRCGSIVLKSAFSVGITTSYPEERLPIIFNKVLFNEGEHYNPATGKFICAFPGIYYFSYDITLANKHLAIGLVHNGQYRIKTFDANTGNHDVASGSTVIYLQPEDEVWLEIFFTDQNGLFSDPGWADSLFSGFLLYVDTDYLDSISEDDEL, encoded by the exons ATGTTTGTCTTGCTCTATGTCACAAGTTTTGCCATTTGTGCAAGTGGACAACCTCGGGGTAATCAGTTCAAAGGAGAGAATTACTCCCCGAAATACATCTGTAGTATCCCTGGCTTACCTGGACCTCCAGGCCCCCCTGGAGCAAATGGTTCCCCTGGGCCCCACGGTCGGATCGGTCTTCCAGGAAGAGATGGAAGAGatggcagaaaaggagaaaaaggcgAAAAGGGGGCTGCAG GTTTAAGAGGCAAGACTGGACCTCTGGGCCTTGCTGGAGAGAAAGGAGACCAAGGAGAGACGGGGAAGAAAGGACCCATGggcccagagggagagaaaggagaagtagGTCCAGCTGGACCTCCCGGACCAAAgggagacaaaggagaaaaaggggaCCCAGGGCTGCCTGGAGTTTGTAGATGTGGAAGCATCGTGCTCAAATCTGCCTTTTCTGTCGGCATCACAACCAGCTACCCAGAAGAAAGGCTACCAATTATATTTAACAAGGTCCTCTTCAATGAAGGAGAGCACTACAACCCTGCAACAGGGAAATTCATCTGTGCTTTCCCAGGGATCTATTACTTTTCTTATGATATCACATTGGCAAATAAGCATCTGGCAATCGGGCTGGTCCACAATGGGCAGTACCGGATAAAGACCTTTGATGCCAACACAGGGAACCATGACGTGGCTTCGGGGTCCACGGTCATCTATCTACAGCCAGAAGACGAAGTCTGGCTGGAGATCTTCTTCACTGACCAGAATGGCCTCTTCTCAGACCCGGGCTGGGCAGACAGCTTGTTCTCCGGATTTCTACTGTACGTTGACACAGATTATCTAGACTCCATATCAGAAGACGACGAGCTGTGA
- the C1QTNF7 gene encoding complement C1q tumor necrosis factor-related protein 7 isoform X1, whose product MSAMPRKEPKMFVLLYVTSFAICASGQPRGNQFKGENYSPKYICSIPGLPGPPGPPGANGSPGPHGRIGLPGRDGRDGRKGEKGEKGAAGLRGKTGPLGLAGEKGDQGETGKKGPMGPEGEKGEVGPAGPPGPKGDKGEKGDPGLPGVCRCGSIVLKSAFSVGITTSYPEERLPIIFNKVLFNEGEHYNPATGKFICAFPGIYYFSYDITLANKHLAIGLVHNGQYRIKTFDANTGNHDVASGSTVIYLQPEDEVWLEIFFTDQNGLFSDPGWADSLFSGFLLYVDTDYLDSISEDDEL is encoded by the exons AGCCCAAGATGTTTGTCTTGCTCTATGTCACAAGTTTTGCCATTTGTGCAAGTGGACAACCTCGGGGTAATCAGTTCAAAGGAGAGAATTACTCCCCGAAATACATCTGTAGTATCCCTGGCTTACCTGGACCTCCAGGCCCCCCTGGAGCAAATGGTTCCCCTGGGCCCCACGGTCGGATCGGTCTTCCAGGAAGAGATGGAAGAGatggcagaaaaggagaaaaaggcgAAAAGGGGGCTGCAG GTTTAAGAGGCAAGACTGGACCTCTGGGCCTTGCTGGAGAGAAAGGAGACCAAGGAGAGACGGGGAAGAAAGGACCCATGggcccagagggagagaaaggagaagtagGTCCAGCTGGACCTCCCGGACCAAAgggagacaaaggagaaaaaggggaCCCAGGGCTGCCTGGAGTTTGTAGATGTGGAAGCATCGTGCTCAAATCTGCCTTTTCTGTCGGCATCACAACCAGCTACCCAGAAGAAAGGCTACCAATTATATTTAACAAGGTCCTCTTCAATGAAGGAGAGCACTACAACCCTGCAACAGGGAAATTCATCTGTGCTTTCCCAGGGATCTATTACTTTTCTTATGATATCACATTGGCAAATAAGCATCTGGCAATCGGGCTGGTCCACAATGGGCAGTACCGGATAAAGACCTTTGATGCCAACACAGGGAACCATGACGTGGCTTCGGGGTCCACGGTCATCTATCTACAGCCAGAAGACGAAGTCTGGCTGGAGATCTTCTTCACTGACCAGAATGGCCTCTTCTCAGACCCGGGCTGGGCAGACAGCTTGTTCTCCGGATTTCTACTGTACGTTGACACAGATTATCTAGACTCCATATCAGAAGACGACGAGCTGTGA